One bacterium genomic region harbors:
- a CDS encoding T9SS type A sorting domain-containing protein, whose amino-acid sequence MMKKAAILAGVLALLALASYAQPPWPYTGVDMGNLIPCYPTLTNNPGHGLSGIAWLGPCITAEDTPAVCTSLTSDCFGNAASQQQATSLDPCTDGAAFFGVPWEPCAMVTAAVMVTAGSNYAAYAQSGGHLYLSAWLDGDQSGNFDQEACGGSASEWIIQDSVVTPGIHLYSFLNPGVRTQGSHYPGIFRFRLGSHPFGRFGYGYGAVFADSTFHCPLVQGNDSTDHHLYGLPFGFDYLGEVEDYLLCDVMLNVSLADFDAIGGDNAVTLNWTTASEALNDHFEIMRDGVSISEVPTKGNDATGHTYAFIDVHAANGTAYSYALMAVDVNGGRQELHTAAATPIAGAGAVTDYALNQNYPNPFNPSTSISFDLKEEGFTTLRVYNMVGQEVATLVNSSLPQGRHTVNFDAASLPSGLYVYRVEANGYSAVRKMLLLK is encoded by the coding sequence ATGATGAAAAAGGCAGCAATTTTGGCCGGTGTACTTGCTCTGCTCGCACTGGCATCCTACGCCCAACCGCCGTGGCCTTACACGGGGGTGGATATGGGCAATCTGATTCCGTGTTATCCGACCTTGACCAATAATCCCGGCCACGGCCTGTCCGGTATCGCCTGGCTCGGACCCTGCATCACCGCCGAAGATACACCCGCAGTCTGCACATCCTTGACCAGCGATTGCTTTGGCAATGCGGCATCGCAGCAGCAAGCCACGTCCCTGGATCCCTGCACCGACGGCGCGGCCTTCTTCGGCGTGCCCTGGGAACCGTGTGCCATGGTCACCGCGGCGGTGATGGTTACCGCAGGTTCCAACTATGCCGCTTATGCTCAGAGCGGCGGGCATTTGTATCTCAGCGCATGGCTGGATGGCGATCAGAGCGGCAACTTCGATCAGGAGGCCTGCGGCGGCTCCGCTTCAGAATGGATTATTCAGGATTCGGTCGTCACGCCGGGGATTCATCTCTATAGCTTCCTCAATCCCGGCGTCCGCACGCAGGGCTCGCACTATCCGGGCATCTTCCGGTTTCGGCTGGGCAGTCATCCCTTTGGCCGCTTTGGCTACGGCTATGGCGCCGTATTCGCCGATTCGACGTTCCACTGTCCGCTGGTGCAGGGAAATGATTCCACGGATCACCACCTGTATGGTCTGCCCTTTGGTTTCGACTATCTCGGCGAGGTGGAAGATTATCTGCTGTGCGATGTCATGTTGAATGTCTCCCTCGCGGACTTTGATGCGATTGGCGGTGACAATGCGGTCACGCTGAACTGGACCACCGCCTCCGAGGCGCTGAATGACCATTTCGAGATCATGCGCGACGGCGTGTCGATTTCCGAGGTGCCGACCAAAGGCAACGATGCCACGGGTCACACCTATGCTTTCATCGATGTCCATGCGGCTAACGGCACCGCTTACAGCTATGCTCTGATGGCGGTGGATGTCAACGGCGGACGGCAGGAACTGCATACTGCCGCCGCCACGCCGATTGCCGGCGCCGGTGCGGTCACCGATTACGCGTTGAACCAGAACTACCCCAATCCCTTCAACCCGTCAACCTCCATCAGTTTCGATCTGAAGGAAGAAGGGTTCACGACGCTGCGGGTGTACAACATGGTGGGGCAGGAGGTCGCCACGCTGGTCAACAGTTCGCTGCCGCAGGGCCGCCACACGGTGAACTTTGACGCGGCCAGTCTGCCCAGCGGATTGTACGTCTACCGTGTCGAAGCCAACGGTTATTCCGCCGTCAGAAAGATGCTCCTGCTCAAGTAG